In the genome of Dermacentor andersoni chromosome 3, qqDerAnde1_hic_scaffold, whole genome shotgun sequence, one region contains:
- the LOC126543427 gene encoding bile salt-activated lipase-like → MIALGFISAVLGLVLVLLVLRKQTPSKFHASTTQATAPPSLKPDPATGCLTPVEQAVLFTQNGVIYGRSSDIGENKSVRTFMGIPYATAAPQGRFDHGSLVAFSRTPHCVRPEHSPADCLSLNVWAPPACIPAEDVKNKTVIVALTENWFRTTLLPLSPSWAEMAASEDVVVFVPNYRRGIMGFLNTGNQGVPGNAGLFDLITALRWIKRNAPDFGGEPDSMVALGQGSGAAMLSLALSGLGRGFFKRAIFLDMSPFSLIPRNDRHVGESIALRLCRLMGCHEQTGVNASLYLQRSYTDETLLLRPGVVDLPSREARRRPRRLGSSVRRG, encoded by the exons ATGATCGCCCTGGGATTCATCAGCGCGGTGCTGGGCCTGGTCTTGGTGTTGCTGGTCCTTCGCAAACAGACGCCCTCCAAGTTCCACGCGAGCACTACGCAGGCcacggcgccaccatcgctgaaGCCAGATCCTGCCACCGGCTGCCTGACACCTGTTGAACAAGCCGTCCTATTCACCCAGAACGGTGTCATCTATGGCCGAAGCTCGGACATCGGTGAAAATAAGTCTGTGCGGACCTTCATGGGTATCCCCTACGCAAC gGCTGCCCCACAGGGCCGCTTCGACCACGGCTCCCTGGTCGCCTTTTCCCGCACTCCGCACTGCGTCCGACCGGAACATTCACCGGCCGACTGCCTCAGCCTAAATGTATGGGCTCCGCCGGCCTGCATTCCCGCGGAGGACGTCAAGAACAAGACGGTCATAGTGGCGCTCACAGAAAACTGGTTCCGCACGACGCTCTTACCGCTATCGCCCTCCTGGGCCGAGATGGCCGCCAGCgaggacgtcgtcgtcttcgtgccCAACTATCGACGCGGAATTATGGGCTTCCTGAATACTGGTAACCAGGGCGTTCCTGGAAACGCGGGCCTCTTCGACCTGATCACGGCACTCCGGTGGATAAAGCGGAACGCACCGGACTTCGGCGGTGAACCGGACTCGATGGTCGCCTTGGGACAGGGCTCCGGAGCTGCCATGCTTTCTCTCGCGCTCAGCGGTCTTGGCCGAGGTTTCTTTAAGCGGGCTATCTTTCTAGACATGTCGCCGTTCTCGCTGATTCCCCGAAATGACCGACACGTCGGCGAGAGCATCGCGCTACGGCTCTGTCGCCTGATGGGGTGCCACGAGCAGACCGGCGTCAATGCGTCACTGTACCTGCAACGGTCGTACACGGATGAGACCCTCCTG CTTCGACCAGGAGTCGTTGACCTTCCCTCCCGAGAAGCTCGTCGGAGGCCTCGAAGGCTTGGATCTTCTGTGCGGCGTGGATAG